A window from Chaetodon trifascialis isolate fChaTrf1 chromosome 5, fChaTrf1.hap1, whole genome shotgun sequence encodes these proteins:
- the LOC139331440 gene encoding type-2 angiotensin II receptor-like yields MEIPNDLSLFNSTTSPYSTIEAYGNTSLAPSALVCTDWTPVPMTTIIPSIYSVICVLGTIANALAVCVLAHANASRRTIANTFMLNLCVSDLLFLLCLPLWAVYYSQGYSWPFGWVACKVCGALLSLNLYASIFFITSMSMDRYLAIVRPLRSQSARNTKRAQLTCVLVWLLACACSAPTFYLRNTYDLDALGMEGCAIIYPSHTWYLTLAWMKIVLAFLLPLLVISCCYYAIGKHLMADTGLVRMHNLSHPSNMPSLKSQESCSKPERPPTLCGSPSYSAGRNLEGRGLERVLWTVAAVVMAFFLCWFPFHCVTFLDVLNSNGWLDSCWVNWTIQNLTPLTLCLGFSNSAINPVLYCFIGNHFRGRLGGLCKGLCACLKARGEEHSQKRGSFSTRLSSFSRKLSDLKDLAIADPSGPA; encoded by the coding sequence ATGGAAATCCCAAATGACCTCTCCCTTTTCAACTCCACCACCTCGCCATATTCAACAATAGAGGCCTATGGGAACACCTCTCTGGCCCCCTCAGCTCTCGTCTGCACAGACTGGACTCCTGTGCCCATGACCACGATCATCCCCTCCATCTACAGCGTTATCTGTGTGCTGGGAACCATAGCCAACGCCCTGGCAGTGTGCGTGTTGGCACATGCCAACGCCTCGAGGAGAACTATTGCAAACACTTTCATGctgaacctgtgtgtgtctgacctgctgttcctgctgtgtCTGCCGCTGTGGGCCGTCTATTACTCCCAGGGCTACAGCTGGCCCTTTGGCTGGGTTGCCTGCAAAGTCTGTGGCGCGCTCCTCAGCCTCAACCTCTATGCATCTATCTTCTTCATCACAAGCATGAGCATGGATCGCTACCTGGCCATCGTGCGTCCTCTCCGCTCCCAGAGTGCTCGAAACACCAAACGCGCCCAGCTCACGTGCGTCCTGGTGTGGCTCCTGGCATGCGCCTGCTCAGCTCCTACCTTCTATCTGAGGAACACTTACGACCTGGACGCGCTGGGTATGGAGGGCTGTGCTATTATCTATCCTAGTCATACCTGGTATTTAACCCTGGCCTGGATGAAGATTGTCCTGGCCTTCCTGCTGCCGCTGCTTGTCATCTCTTGTTGCTACTACGCTATTGGCAAACATTTGATGGCTGACACAGGGCTGGTAAGAATGCACAATCTGTCACATCCCTCCAACATGCCGTCTCTTAAATCCCAGGAGAGCTGCAGTAAACCAGAGAGACCCCCAACCCTGTGTGGGAGCCCCAGCTACAGCGCAGGCAGAAACCTGGAGGGCAGGGGGCTGGAGCGGGTGTTGTGGACAGTAGCTGCTGTGGTCATggccttcttcctctgctggttCCCCTTCCACTGTGTCACCTTCTTGGACGTGCTGAATAGCAATGGCTGGCTGGACAGCTGCTGGGTGAACTGGACCATCCAGAACCTCACCCCTCTCACCCTCTGCCTGGGCTTCTCCAACTCGGCCATCAACCCCGTGCTCTACTGCTTCATCGGAAATCATTTCCGGGGCCGTCTCGGGGGCCTCTGCAAGGGACTGTGTGCTTGTTTGAAGGCCCGTGGGGAAGAGCACAGCCAGAAGAGGGGCTCCTTCAGCACCAGGCTGAGCTCTTTCTCTCGAAAACTCAGTGACCTGAAAGACCTGGCAATTGCGGACCCCTCTGGTCCCGCTTAA